A DNA window from Pongo abelii isolate AG06213 chromosome 2, NHGRI_mPonAbe1-v2.0_pri, whole genome shotgun sequence contains the following coding sequences:
- the IL17RD gene encoding interleukin-17 receptor D isoform X3 → MLDTKGVGPASRNSGLYNITFKYDNCTTYLNPVGKHVIADAQNITISQYACHDQVAVTILWSPGALGIEFLKGFRVILEELKSEGRQCQQLILKDPKQLNSSFKRTGIESQPFLNMKFETDYFVKVVPFPSIKNESNYHPFFFRTRACDLLLQPDNLACKPFWKPRNLNISQHGSDMQVSFDHAPHNFGFRFFYLHYKLKHEGPFKRKTCKQEQNTETTSCLLQNVSPGDYIIELVDDTNTTRKVMHYALKPVHSPWAGPIRAVAITVPLVVISAFATLFTVMCRKKQQENIYSHLDEESSESSTYTAALPREGLRPRPKVFLCYSSKDGQNHMNVVQCFAYFLQDFCGCEVALDLWEDFSLCREGQREWVIQKIHESQFIIVVCSKGMKYFVDKKNYKHKGGGRGSGKGELFLVAVSAIAEKLRQAKQSSSAALSKFIAVYFDYSCEGDVPGILDLSTKYKLMDNLPQLCSHLHSRDHGLQEPGQHTRQGSRRNYFRSKSGRSLYVAICNMHQFIDEEPDWFEKQFVPFHPPPLRYREPVLEKFDSGLVLNDVMCKSGPESDFCLKVEAAVLGATGPADSQHESQHGGLDQDAEARPALDSSAALQPLLHTVKAGSPSDMPRDSGIYDSSVPSSELSLPLMEGLSTDQTETSSLTESVSSSSGLGEEEPPALPSKLVSSGSCKADLGCCSYTDELHAVAPL, encoded by the exons GGAGTGGGGCCGGCCAGCAGAAACAGTGGGCTGTACAACATCACCTTCAAATATGACA ATTGTACCACCTACTTGAATCCAGTGGGGAAGCACGTGATTGCTGACGCCCAGAATATCACCATCAGCCAGTATGCTTGCCATGACCAAGTGGCAGTCACCATTCTTTGGTCCCCAGGGGCCCTCG GCATCGAATTCCTGAAAGGATTTCGGGTAATACTGGAGGAGCTGAAGTCAGAGGGAAGACAGTGCCAACAACTGATTCTAAAGGATCCGAAGCAGCTCAACAGTAGTTTCAAAAGAACT GGAATAGAATCTCAACCTTTCCTGAATATGAAATTTGAGACGGATTATTTCGTAAAGGTTGTCCCCTTTCCTTCCATTAAAAACGAAAGCAATTACCACCCTTTCTTCTTTAGAACCCGAG CATGTGACCTGTTGTTACAGCCGGACAACCTGGCTTGTAAACCCT TCTGGAAGCCTCGGAACCTGAACATCAGCCAGCATGGCTCGGACATGCAGGTGTCCTTCGACCATGCACCGCACAACTTCGGCTTCCGTTTCTTCTATCTTCACTACAAGCTCAAGCACGAAGGACCTTTCAAGCGAAAGACCTGTAAGCAG GAGCAAAATACAGAGACGACCAGCTGCCTCCTTCAAAATGTTTCTCCAGGGGATTATATAATTGAG CTGGTGGATGACACTAACACAACAAGAAAAGTGATGCATTATGCCTTAAAGCCAG TGCACTCCCCGTGGGCCGGGCCCATCAGAGCCGTGGCCATCACAGTGCCACTGGTGGTCATATCGGCATTCGCGACGCTCTTCACTGTGATGTGCCGCAAGAAGCAACAAG aaaatatatattcacatttagATGAAGAGAGCTCTGAGTCTTCCACATACACTGCAGCACTCCCGAGAGAGGGGCTCCGGCCGCGGCCGAAGGTCTTTCTCTGCTATTCCAGTAAAGATGGCCAGAATCACATGAATGTCGTCCAGTGTTTCGCCTACTTCCTCCAGGACTTCTGTGGCTGTGAG GTGGCTCTGGACCTGTGGGAAGACTTCAGCCTCTGTAGAGAAGGGCAGAGAGAATGGGTCATCCAGAAGATCCACGAGTCCCAGTTCATCATTGTGGTTTGTTCCAAAGGTATGAAGTACTTTGTGGATAAGAAGAACTACAAACACAAAGGAGGTGGCCGAGGCTCGGGGAAAGGAGAGCTCTTCCTGGTGGCAGTGTCAGCCATTGCCGAAAAGCTCCGCCAGGCCAAGCAGAGTTCGTCCGCGGCGCTCAGCAAGTTCATCGCCGTCTACTTTGATTATTCCTGCGAGGGAGACGTCCCCGGTATCCTAGACCTGAGTACCAAGTACAAACTCATGGACAATCTTCCCCAGCTCTGTTCCCACCTGCACTCCCGAGACCACggcctccaggagccggggcagCACACGCGACAGGGCAGCAGAAGGAACTACTTCCGGAGCAAGTCAGGCCGGTCCCTATACGTCGCCATTTGTAACATGCACCAGTTTATTGACGAGGAGCCCGACTGGTTCGAAAAGCAGTTCGTTCCCTTCCATCCTCCTCCACTGCGCTACCGGGAGCCAGTCTTGGAGAAATTTGATTCGGGCTTAGTTTTAAATGATGTCATGTGCAAATCAGGGCCCGAGAGTGACTTCTGCCTAAAGGTAGAGGCGGCCGTTCTTGGGGCAACCGGACCAGCCGACTCCCAGCATGAGAGTCAGCACGGGGGCCTGGACCAGGACGCGGAGGCCCGGCCTGCCCTTGACAGTAGCGCCGCCCTGCAACCCCTGCTGCACACGGTGAAAGCCGGCAGCCCCTCGGACATGCCGCGGGACTCAGGCATCTACGACTCATCTGTGCCCTCATCCGAGCTGT